The proteins below are encoded in one region of Haladaptatus sp. R4:
- a CDS encoding class I SAM-dependent methyltransferase: protein MTDERERPLALPTYEKLADEYAKRAPTKPFNADLERPTTLGLLPDIEGFDVLDAGCGPGITAEHLLERGASVTGIDVSAKMLAHARERAPAGRFLRADFGEPLPFESNHFDLVYSSLAFDYVGDWESLFSELGRVLRPHGILVFSCGHPVADTLYFDPDDYFETEMVSDEWTSFGDPVEVSTYRRPLAAILNPLLNARFRLDGIAESQPTEKFREKSPETFERVSREPTFLSIRAVMTAD, encoded by the coding sequence ATGACCGACGAGCGAGAACGACCGTTGGCCCTTCCCACGTACGAGAAACTGGCCGACGAGTACGCCAAACGGGCACCGACGAAGCCGTTCAACGCCGACCTCGAACGCCCGACGACGCTGGGATTGCTCCCCGACATCGAGGGCTTCGACGTACTGGACGCTGGTTGTGGTCCGGGTATCACGGCGGAGCATCTGCTCGAACGGGGAGCGAGCGTCACCGGAATCGACGTGAGTGCCAAAATGCTCGCTCACGCACGGGAGCGTGCCCCCGCGGGGCGATTTCTCCGAGCGGATTTCGGCGAACCCCTTCCCTTCGAGTCGAACCACTTCGACCTCGTGTACAGTTCGTTGGCGTTCGACTACGTCGGGGATTGGGAGTCGCTGTTTTCCGAACTGGGTCGCGTCCTCCGACCCCACGGAATTCTCGTGTTCTCGTGTGGGCATCCGGTCGCGGACACGCTGTACTTCGACCCGGACGATTACTTCGAGACCGAGATGGTGAGCGACGAGTGGACGAGTTTCGGCGACCCGGTGGAGGTTTCCACGTACCGCAGACCGTTAGCGGCGATACTGAACCCCCTGCTGAACGCCCGCTTTCGTCTCGACGGTATCGCGGAGAGTCAACCGACGGAGAAATTCCGTGAGAAATCCCCCGAAACGTTCGAACGGGTGTCCCGCGAACCGACGTTTTTGTCGATCCGTGCCGTGATGACAGCCGACTGA
- a CDS encoding cupin domain-containing protein: MKSVSIDEADESGDSEISRHELTEPLGTTHVAINYYRLAPEEGLPGGLHTHMDQEEVFVVIEGKAAFEMYPSIDAENEEGKTVTINAGEAIRFAPGEFRSGKNESDDELVILALGAPRDSNEVRFPVDCPDCGLGELGFEMTDDGPLFVCPECDTERLPDPCPDCGEDGLHVELSDENRSIVVCGECGAEFDTPPTTRLSGGTE, from the coding sequence ATGAAGTCAGTATCGATCGACGAAGCGGATGAATCGGGTGATTCCGAAATTTCACGTCACGAACTGACCGAACCGCTCGGAACGACCCACGTTGCAATCAACTACTATCGCCTTGCTCCTGAAGAAGGACTCCCCGGAGGTCTCCACACGCACATGGACCAAGAGGAGGTATTCGTCGTAATCGAAGGAAAAGCGGCCTTCGAGATGTACCCGTCAATCGACGCTGAAAACGAGGAGGGCAAAACCGTGACCATCAATGCAGGTGAAGCGATCAGATTCGCGCCCGGCGAATTCCGGTCGGGAAAGAACGAATCCGATGACGAACTCGTGATACTCGCGTTGGGCGCACCGCGCGACAGCAATGAGGTGCGTTTCCCCGTGGACTGTCCCGACTGCGGTCTCGGTGAGTTGGGATTCGAGATGACCGACGACGGACCGCTGTTCGTCTGTCCCGAATGTGATACCGAGCGTCTCCCTGACCCGTGTCCCGATTGCGGCGAAGACGGCTTACACGTCGAACTCAGCGATGAAAACCGATCAATCGTCGTCTGTGGCGAATGTGGTGCCGAGTTCGACACGCCCCCGACGACACGCTTATCCGGCGGAACCGAATAG
- a CDS encoding DUF5814 domain-containing protein, producing the protein MAITDKIYVKNHRQISSQLDTNIPKGAFKGATLDILFQGEGLQKLDEATRDRVLDFAEDFLDCDCQSNPYCGCPERKFMQYLLELREGGLGPDAIVDVMTDDYLVYAYPGDVLSFLDDSVRTLEAIEELANVEGDGSMSERSRQKKRSLSG; encoded by the coding sequence GTGGCTATCACGGACAAAATCTACGTCAAAAATCACCGCCAGATCTCCTCGCAGTTGGACACGAACATCCCGAAAGGGGCGTTCAAGGGCGCGACCCTCGATATTCTGTTCCAGGGCGAGGGCCTCCAGAAACTCGACGAGGCGACGCGGGACCGTGTGCTCGACTTCGCCGAGGACTTCCTGGACTGTGACTGCCAGAGCAATCCGTACTGTGGCTGTCCGGAGCGGAAGTTCATGCAGTACCTGCTCGAACTGCGCGAGGGTGGCCTCGGACCGGACGCCATCGTTGACGTGATGACCGACGATTATCTGGTGTACGCGTATCCGGGCGACGTGCTGTCCTTCTTGGACGATTCGGTCCGGACACTCGAAGCCATCGAGGAACTCGCCAACGTGGAGGGCGACGGCTCGATGTCGGAGCGCTCGCGCCAGAAGAAACGGTCGCTGTCGGGCTAA
- a CDS encoding ribbon-helix-helix protein, CopG family: protein MGNKNKTISFRVNEDAFETLREIAEKRDISLSAVFRDYVDLLVAHDGKVKVVPENQIGETTNEESFPPKIEVPKSFVREHERLELEAEHLREQLQEHKEYVRHLQTMVDVEEEEVIQLEELDDEMENDEPFRLG, encoded by the coding sequence ATGGGCAACAAAAACAAGACGATTTCCTTCAGGGTCAACGAGGACGCGTTCGAGACCCTGCGGGAAATCGCCGAAAAGCGCGACATCTCGCTGTCGGCAGTGTTCCGTGATTACGTGGACCTGCTGGTCGCCCATGACGGAAAAGTCAAAGTCGTTCCCGAAAACCAGATCGGCGAGACGACCAACGAGGAGTCGTTCCCGCCGAAAATCGAGGTCCCGAAGAGCTTCGTTCGGGAACACGAACGCCTCGAACTGGAGGCGGAACACCTCCGCGAGCAACTTCAGGAACACAAGGAGTACGTCCGCCATCTCCAGACGATGGTGGACGTCGAGGAAGAGGAGGTCATTCAACTCGAAGAGTTGGACGACGAGATGGAGAACGACGAACCGTTTCGATTGGGATAA
- a CDS encoding mechanosensitive ion channel family protein, which produces MGKTLDNAALLDRLPQYFWGAVIFSISLAIFYLVGRFVLEPAVERALRIRSVNRTIRGAILRVVRAVIWFAGILLALDLAGVDVFGASATLAAALTIAVGFATRDIAANFVGGVFIVTDPRFNIGDWIAWSENEGVIEDITFRVTRVRTFDNELITVPNSVLTTNAVKNPVAGDTLRVHHEFPLAYDVDVDAVDAILLEEADRHDDIMDDPAPSVHVTDMNDSRLTVEVSFWIDDPTHAEFVAARSKFFRRVNRRFDEAGIALAG; this is translated from the coding sequence GTGGGGAAGACCCTCGATAACGCGGCCTTACTGGATAGACTTCCGCAGTACTTCTGGGGTGCCGTGATTTTCTCCATCTCGCTCGCCATCTTTTACCTCGTCGGTCGGTTCGTGTTGGAACCGGCCGTCGAACGAGCGCTCCGAATTCGGAGCGTCAATCGCACCATCCGTGGTGCGATACTGCGCGTCGTTCGTGCGGTGATCTGGTTCGCAGGGATACTCCTCGCGCTCGACCTCGCGGGTGTGGACGTTTTCGGTGCATCCGCGACGCTCGCGGCCGCACTGACCATCGCGGTCGGGTTTGCAACCCGCGATATCGCCGCGAACTTCGTCGGTGGCGTCTTCATCGTCACTGACCCACGATTCAACATCGGTGATTGGATAGCGTGGTCCGAAAACGAAGGCGTTATCGAGGATATCACCTTTCGAGTGACCCGCGTGCGTACCTTCGACAACGAACTCATCACGGTGCCGAACTCCGTCCTCACGACCAACGCCGTGAAGAACCCCGTCGCGGGTGACACGCTTCGCGTTCACCACGAGTTCCCCCTCGCCTACGACGTGGACGTCGATGCGGTGGATGCCATTCTCTTGGAGGAAGCCGACCGTCACGACGACATCATGGACGACCCGGCACCCTCCGTCCACGTCACGGATATGAACGACTCACGGCTCACCGTCGAAGTCTCGTTCTGGATAGACGACCCGACACACGCGGAGTTCGTGGCGGCCCGTTCGAAGTTTTTCCGTCGGGTCAATCGGCGGTTCGACGAGGCGGGAATCGCGCTGGCGGGGTGA
- a CDS encoding helix-turn-helix domain-containing protein, with protein sequence MHEVTMRIEQPSVPAEATAGTETTVELWCNDHCDLLHVSGPDGEATLDHIERLVEVQELLVEGDERLAMTETCLKDRERDTVESFLARHNCLLVPPLRYLDGEKWCRILSLDSSNLTALYRDLVTEFSVTIEAKREITAVSAERPLLTPETSLPSLSTRQQEALILAVEMGYYRIPRETTTAEIADEMGVERRTLEEHLRRAENKLIGGMASFY encoded by the coding sequence ATGCACGAGGTGACGATGCGGATCGAACAACCGAGCGTTCCGGCGGAAGCCACCGCCGGAACCGAGACGACCGTCGAGTTGTGGTGCAACGACCACTGCGACCTGTTGCACGTCAGCGGTCCCGACGGAGAAGCCACGTTGGATCACATCGAGCGACTCGTCGAGGTCCAAGAGCTACTGGTCGAAGGTGACGAACGACTGGCGATGACCGAGACGTGTCTGAAAGACCGCGAGCGGGATACCGTCGAATCGTTTCTCGCTCGCCACAACTGCCTGCTCGTCCCGCCGCTTCGGTACCTCGACGGCGAGAAGTGGTGTCGGATCCTGTCGCTCGATTCGTCGAACCTGACCGCGCTGTATCGTGACCTCGTGACCGAGTTTTCCGTGACCATCGAAGCCAAGCGCGAAATCACGGCGGTGTCGGCCGAGCGGCCGCTTCTCACGCCCGAAACGTCGCTTCCGAGCCTCTCAACCCGTCAGCAGGAGGCACTGATACTGGCGGTCGAAATGGGATACTACCGGATTCCACGCGAAACGACGACGGCCGAAATCGCGGACGAGATGGGCGTGGAACGGCGGACGCTGGAGGAGCACCTTCGACGGGCGGAAAACAAACTCATCGGCGGAATGGCGTCGTTCTACTGA